One window of Luteolibacter sp. Y139 genomic DNA carries:
- a CDS encoding potassium-transporting ATPase subunit C, which yields MKRPLPIPLRVLRIAGIAAVAGFAIHGWDDKKEKPPIPDEKRVAMIDLEDKQSGPGYFHADSATQPDENGIRWLEPDQAKQQIDRVLHDRKLDESNRKQLAKLIGEVSEPYPSRTIGGNRINIARLNVALDAMPR from the coding sequence ATGAAGCGCCCCCTACCCATCCCCCTTCGCGTGCTCCGCATCGCCGGCATCGCCGCCGTCGCCGGGTTCGCCATACACGGATGGGATGACAAAAAGGAAAAGCCGCCCATCCCGGACGAAAAACGCGTCGCCATGATCGATCTCGAAGACAAGCAATCCGGCCCCGGCTACTTCCACGCCGACTCCGCCACGCAGCCCGACGAAAACGGCATCCGCTGGCTCGAGCCCGATCAGGCCAAGCAGCAGATCGACCGCGTCCTGCACGATCGGAAGCTGGATGAAAGCAACCGCAAGCAGCTCGCCAAACTCATCGGCGAAGTCTCCGAGCCCTACCCCTCCCGCACCATCGGAGGGAACCGCATCAACATCGCCCGCCTCAATGTCGCACTCGATGCGATGCCCCGGTGA
- a CDS encoding transposase, which yields MGDFLDPSGEIHRYGDRLPHWEQGESMQFITFRLGDAMPEEKLTLWKAQRKVWLTHHPLPWSPETEAEHHREFTRKLERWLDEGHGSCFFRDERYRKVLEQTLMHDHGNRADHHAWVIMPNHVHLLFAPKAPLKKLLQSWKGISARGVGKGRIWQKNYRDTLIRDEDHFVNAVRYIRRNPAKLPPGTFTLWQSERALRVP from the coding sequence ATGGGTGACTTCCTCGACCCCTCCGGCGAGATCCACCGCTATGGCGACCGGCTTCCCCACTGGGAGCAAGGCGAGTCCATGCAGTTCATCACCTTCCGCCTCGGCGACGCAATGCCTGAGGAAAAACTCACGCTCTGGAAAGCCCAACGAAAAGTCTGGCTGACCCATCACCCCCTACCATGGTCACCGGAAACCGAAGCCGAGCACCATCGCGAGTTCACCCGCAAGCTGGAGCGCTGGCTCGATGAAGGCCACGGCTCCTGCTTCTTCCGCGACGAGCGTTACCGCAAGGTATTGGAGCAGACCCTGATGCACGATCACGGCAATCGCGCCGACCATCACGCATGGGTCATCATGCCAAATCATGTGCATCTGCTGTTTGCACCGAAGGCTCCGCTGAAAAAATTGCTCCAAAGCTGGAAGGGCATTTCCGCCCGAGGCGTTGGCAAAGGCAGGATCTGGCAGAAAAACTACCGCGACACCCTCATCCGCGATGAGGACCATTTCGTGAATGCAGTCAGGTACATCCGCCGGAATCCCGCCAAGTTACCACCGGGGACCTTCACCCTGTGGCAAAGCGAGCGCGCACTACGGGTTCCGTAG
- a CDS encoding arylsulfatase B, which produces MPIRFLAVLTCALAAVLCPVGAEEAVAAPSSKPNIVYFLVDDMGFADCGFNGGKDIKTPNIDALAAKGSTFGSYYVQPLCSTTRATLLTGRLPVHHGVYGALKPDSKGGLPLEERTLPQALKTAGYTTAICGKWHIGESTPEYRPMNRGFDHQYGIWYGQIDYFTHVRAGRVEWYRDDQPLKEEGYSTTLIGNEAVRLVKAQEEGKPLFLYVPFNGVHGPFQAPEKYKEPYKDLPPHRQTLAAMLSVVDESIGRVVAALGEKKMEENTIIIFSSDNGGVNPGDYTMNTPLRAGKATTYEGGVRSSAFVVYPGKIAAGKKIETPVHVSDWYPTLVKLTGADAKQALPVDGMDIWPLLTKGEPPARDALLLGSQPARIAVRMGDWKLIRFMGPQGPGAGRPNGPRAKARAGANGGGDAAEGKRGPRFELYNLAEDISEKNNLAEAKPEKVAEMRARLEQMVKGAKRNSAEGGDEEE; this is translated from the coding sequence ATGCCCATTCGCTTTCTCGCTGTGCTGACTTGTGCGTTGGCGGCCGTTCTTTGCCCGGTTGGGGCGGAGGAGGCTGTGGCGGCGCCCTCGTCGAAGCCGAACATCGTTTATTTCCTGGTGGATGACATGGGGTTCGCGGATTGCGGGTTCAATGGGGGGAAGGATATCAAGACGCCGAACATCGATGCGTTGGCGGCGAAGGGGTCGACCTTCGGGTCATACTACGTGCAGCCGCTGTGCTCGACGACGCGGGCGACGCTTCTAACAGGGCGGCTGCCGGTGCACCACGGGGTGTATGGGGCGCTGAAGCCGGATTCGAAGGGCGGGCTGCCGCTGGAGGAGCGGACGCTGCCGCAGGCGCTGAAGACGGCGGGGTATACGACAGCGATTTGTGGGAAGTGGCACATTGGGGAATCGACTCCGGAGTATCGGCCGATGAACCGGGGCTTCGATCACCAGTACGGGATCTGGTATGGGCAGATCGATTACTTCACGCATGTGCGTGCGGGTCGCGTGGAGTGGTATCGGGATGACCAGCCGCTGAAGGAGGAGGGCTACAGCACGACGCTGATCGGCAATGAGGCGGTGCGGCTGGTGAAGGCGCAGGAGGAGGGCAAGCCCCTGTTCCTGTATGTGCCTTTCAATGGGGTGCATGGGCCTTTCCAGGCGCCGGAGAAGTACAAGGAGCCCTACAAGGATCTGCCGCCGCACCGGCAGACGCTGGCGGCGATGCTGTCGGTGGTGGATGAGTCGATCGGGCGTGTGGTGGCGGCGCTGGGGGAGAAGAAGATGGAGGAGAATACGATCATCATTTTCTCCAGCGACAATGGCGGGGTGAATCCGGGCGACTATACGATGAACACGCCGCTGCGTGCGGGGAAGGCGACGACGTATGAGGGCGGGGTGCGGTCGTCGGCGTTCGTGGTTTACCCGGGGAAGATCGCGGCGGGGAAGAAGATCGAGACGCCGGTGCATGTGAGCGATTGGTATCCGACGCTGGTGAAGCTGACGGGTGCGGATGCGAAGCAGGCGCTGCCGGTGGATGGGATGGATATCTGGCCGCTGCTGACGAAGGGGGAGCCGCCGGCGCGGGATGCGCTGTTGTTAGGTTCGCAGCCGGCGCGGATCGCGGTGCGGATGGGGGATTGGAAGCTGATTCGGTTTATGGGGCCGCAGGGGCCGGGTGCGGGCAGGCCAAACGGGCCGAGGGCGAAGGCGAGGGCTGGTGCCAATGGCGGTGGGGATGCGGCTGAAGGGAAGAGGGGGCCGAGGTTTGAGCTCTATAATCTGGCGGAGGATATTTCGGAGAAGAACAACCTGGCGGAAGCGAAGCCGGAGAAGGTGGCGGAGATGCGCGCGCGGCTGGAGCAGATGGTGA